The Montipora capricornis isolate CH-2021 chromosome 6, ASM3666992v2, whole genome shotgun sequence genome has a window encoding:
- the LOC138053148 gene encoding uncharacterized protein, translating into MMYIHCCVTPAVISLVATFCGIKICGPVQAQSTGNILTTAYSSLLLSSPLCIGGLTDEASDTVPLSDPQPLPTKESIRSFLVNSIGWNCTPSIEDLQGTNWTEQIRKFQADNFRWRGNLERYSCSNRCGVDERNTLDISKDSWKQSRCFCDKFCDEYGDCCFDFNKLCRKRVNPGGNPLSQHETCRPVVNHDGPKYVGFAVWSTCPRNWTDDIVRRKCQRGNQSNLFNDWPVFDRDRRITYKNVFCARCNGAVNTTYWKLEANCRKWFNTTAFNLSGFMRFAQFNCSVKIRKTWGQYLRQCIPRFEDCSGIGREKNGSYCQSQCLGYAFPVNFMNLIRFRNLQCALCNGFQPSYLGIDLKPNNENPIPQLTILFDFTSSFENRVTVKDRKMHFERNISHFCALDEVYDLYVGKCKSIVSLQRSHVFQNEQTVPVDFISNETRLFLNWNCTFVPFNQSDYEQRPNGTVYIKPHHMIYGKTRYTIRGNILLLCVNFSRNVTVVTVERTTGYLTKTVPTSLQIVTFAGCITSMASLLFMLAKYTLFSELRNLPGRIIFNLSLSLLLYQGVFLAAMKTSSHEQCQVIAILLHYFVLCSFTWMNAMAFDVHKAFTSSDGGLGSNRQGNHNKRLVGYCLYGWGVPAFLVSFFVIIDQILIKGFIGYGRSAVSQEFERTVSEQCSSL; encoded by the exons ATGATGTACATTCATTGTTGTGTCACCCCAGCAGTAATATCACTTGTTGCGACGTTTTGTGGAATTAAAATCTGTGGACCAGTCCAAGCTCAAAGCACAG GAAATATTCTTACCACGGCATATTCATCGTTGCTGCTTTCGAGTCCTCTATGCATCGGTGGACTCACCGATGAAGCCAGTGACACAGTACCTTTAAGCGATCCTCAACCTCTTCCAACTAAAGAGTCTATAAGATCCTTTCTCGTGAATTCAATAGGATGGAACTGCACCCCGTCTATTGAGG ATCTGCAGGGAACAAACTGGACTGAGCAAATCCGTAAATTTCAAGCAGATAATTTTCGTTGGAGAGGGAACTTGGAGAGATACAGTTGCAGCAATAGGTGTGGTGTGGACGAGAGAAACACTTTAGATATTTCGAAGGACAGCTGGAAACAATCACGATGTTTCTGCGATAAATTTTGTGACGAATATGGCGACTGCTGCTTCGATTTCAACAAATT GTGCAGAAAACGAGTCAACCCTGGAGGAAACCCACTAAGCCAACATGAAACCTGCCGCCCTGTCGTAAATCATGACGGTCCAAAATATGTTGGTTTTGCAGTGTGGAGCACATGTCCAAGGAACTGGACAGATGATATTGTGCGCCGTAAATGTCAACGTGGAAATCAAAGCAATCTGTTTAACGACTGGCCCGTGTTTGATCGCGACAGGCGCATTACttacaaaaatgttttttgtgcAAGGTGCAATGGCGCAGTGAATACAACCTACTGGAAACTCGAGGCAAATTGCAGGAAATGGTTTAACACAACAGCGTTCAATCTTAGTGGTTTTATGCGCTTCGCGCAATTCAACTGTTCAGTAAAAATCAGAAAAACTTGGGGGCAATACTTGAGGCAATGCATCCCTCGTTTTGAAGACTGTTCCGGGATTGGTCGAGAGAAAAATGGATCGTACTGCCAATCACAGTGCCTGGGATATGCTTTTCCTGTTAATTTCATGAACTTGATAAGATTTCGAAATCTTCAATGCGCGTTGTGTAACGGATTTCAGCCAAGCTATTTAGGTATTGATTTAAAGCCAAATAATGAGAACCCTATTCCGCAACTGACTATCTTGTTCGATTTTACTTCCTCCTTCGAGAACAGGGTTACAGTCAAAGACAGAAAAATGCATTTCGAGCGAAATATAAGCCACTTCTGTGCTCTTGACGAGGTGTACGACCTATACGTTGGAAAATGTAAGAGCATTGTCAGTTTACAACGATCACACGTTTTCCAGAATGAACAAACAGTTCCCGTTGATTTTATATCAAACGAAACAAGATTGTTTTTAAATTGGAACTGCACTTTCGTACCTTTCAACCAAAGCGATTATGAACAACGACCTAATGGTACGGTCTACATTAAACCTCACCACATGATATACGGGAAAACGAGGTATACAATTCGCGGTAATATTTTGCTACTTTGTGtcaacttttcaagaaatgtaaCGGTGGTGACCGTAGAGCGAACAACAGGTTACCTCACTAAAACGGTACCAACGTCTCTCCAAATAGTGACTTTTGCTGGCTGCATTACGTCAATGGCATCCCTTCTTTTCATGTTGGCAAAATATACTCTATTTTCTGAACTGCGCAACTTGCCTGGAAGGATCATCTTCAACTTGTCCCTATCTTTGCTGCTGTATCAAGGCGTCTTTCTCGCAGCAATGAAGACTTCCAGTCATGAGCAATGCCAGGTCATTGCTATTCTTCTTCATTACTTTGTCTTATGCTCTTTCACGTGGATGAATGCAATGGCGTTTGATGTGCACAAGGCATTTACTTCCTCAG ACGGCGGACTTGGATCGAATCGTCAAGGAAACCACAATAAACGCTTAGTGGGATACTGTTTGTACGGATGGGGagttcctgcttttcttgtGTCTTTCTTTGTGATCATTGACCAAATTCTCATTAAAGGATTCATTGGATACGGTAGGTCTGCTGTCTCACAAGAATTTGAAAGGACTGTAtcagagcagtgcagttcattgTAA
- the LOC138053146 gene encoding uncharacterized protein: protein MASWIVNRKAKPGVAFGNIKTHKKDNTLRLITSCCGTAIENLSAFTEFYLQPLARKQPSFIKDTTDLLNRIQKLNEQGPFPEGTLLVSWDLVSMFPNIDNELGLGVVSRALGTREQLLPSTDCILEAVEICLKSNHSVFNEKFYLQVHGTAMGPKNTCSYADIAMGEIDHKAKHCGPVKPPQWWRYRDDIF from the coding sequence ATGGCCTCTTGGATTGTTAACAGAAAGGCTAAGCCCGGGGTCGCTTTTGGAAACATTAAAACGCATAAGAAGGACAACACCCTTAGACTCATTACTTCCTGCTGTGGAACGGCTATTGAAAACCTTTCAGCCTTCACTGAATTCTATCTACAACCATTAGCAAGAAAGCAACCATCTTTCATTAAGGACACCACTGACCTGCTTAACAGGATACAGAAACTTAATGAACAAGGCCCATTTCCTGAGGGCACCCTCCTAGTTTCTTGGGACTTAGTTTCTATGTTCCCGAATATCGATAATGAATTAGGATTAGGAGTGGTCAGTAGAGCACTAGGTACGAGGGAACAATTGCTACCATCAACTGATTGTATTCTGGAAGCTGTAGAGATTTGCCTTAAAAGCAATCACTCGGTTTTCAATGAGAAGTTCTATCTACAAGTACATGGTACGGCTATGGGACCTAAAAATACCTGTAGTTATGCGGACATAGCCATGGGGGAGATAGACCACAAGGCTAAGCATTGTGGCCCTGTCAAGCCCCCACAATGGTGGCGATATCGTGATGATATATTTTAA